Proteins encoded in a region of the Atopobium sp. oral taxon 416 genome:
- a CDS encoding AraC family transcriptional regulator: MTPEELDRQLRTLSDHEQLYRNGAAPAPERRRFVDVGGQQVMLSRFQAGKPGTPGIPSPFIRAKRHSRFRNYPLHMHDFVELAYMYSGHCLEVVNDGILDVAKGQVLLVDSDTVHTIQPLSEDDILVNVQIDKRYFDTSFFSRFDSDSIVTSFFVRSISKGAAHDSFILFPSQASRRLPLFMNELLCEAFDPSPRSEEMADALLTLVLAELVNVCELNAGSGTAPLESPALDVLRYIEANYRTCTLSGCARELGMSTSYITKMLRSECGQTFKELVQKQRIMVAERLIAGGVSSIADVASEVGYQNMSYFYQIFERECGMLPGAWRQHCLEQAQNR, from the coding sequence GTGACGCCCGAAGAGCTCGACAGGCAGCTGAGGACGCTCTCAGACCATGAGCAGCTCTACCGAAACGGTGCTGCCCCTGCGCCCGAGCGGCGCAGGTTCGTGGATGTCGGCGGCCAGCAGGTCATGCTCTCGCGCTTCCAAGCGGGAAAGCCGGGGACACCGGGCATTCCGTCTCCGTTCATCCGCGCCAAGCGCCATTCCCGCTTCCGGAACTATCCGCTGCACATGCATGACTTCGTCGAGCTTGCCTACATGTATAGCGGGCATTGCCTCGAGGTCGTGAACGACGGGATACTCGACGTGGCGAAAGGGCAGGTGCTGCTCGTCGACTCCGACACCGTCCACACGATTCAGCCGCTTTCAGAAGACGACATCCTCGTGAATGTCCAGATCGACAAGCGCTACTTCGATACGAGCTTCTTCAGCAGGTTCGACTCGGACAGCATCGTGACCTCCTTCTTCGTGCGCTCGATCTCGAAAGGGGCGGCGCATGACAGCTTCATCCTGTTTCCTTCGCAGGCAAGCCGCCGCCTCCCGCTCTTCATGAACGAGCTTCTCTGCGAGGCATTCGATCCCTCGCCGCGTTCGGAGGAGATGGCAGATGCGCTGCTGACGCTCGTGCTTGCAGAGCTCGTGAATGTCTGCGAGCTCAATGCCGGCTCGGGGACAGCGCCGCTCGAGAGCCCAGCGCTCGATGTGCTGCGCTACATAGAGGCCAACTACCGTACCTGCACGCTTTCCGGGTGTGCCCGCGAGCTCGGCATGAGCACGAGCTATATCACGAAGATGCTCAGATCCGAATGCGGCCAGACCTTCAAGGAGCTGGTCCAGAAGCAGCGCATCATGGTAGCCGAGCGCCTGATTGCAGGAGGCGTGTCCTCCATTGCGGATGTGGCGTCAGAGGTCGGCTACCAGAACATGAGCTACTTCTACCAGATCTTCGAGCGCGAGTGCGGCATGCTTCCGGGCGCCTGGCGCCAGCACTGTCTCGAGCAGGCGCAGAACAGATAG
- a CDS encoding helix-turn-helix domain-containing protein, which yields MQVWHTPEGYDVGCLNQRRKLEGICHYTHLSPQERDCIATLHAEGRPIAYIAAEIGRDSSSICRELKRNARHGRFRACAAQKEGG from the coding sequence ATGCAGGTGTGGCACACTCCGGAAGGCTACGATGTTGGTTGTCTCAATCAACGTCGAAAGCTAGAAGGAATATGCCACTACACACATCTTAGCCCTCAGGAGAGGGACTGCATAGCCACGCTGCATGCAGAGGGAAGGCCAATCGCCTATATCGCAGCAGAGATCGGCAGGGACAGCTCCAGCATCTGCCGCGAGCTCAAGAGGAACGCACGGCACGGACGCTTTAGGGCATGTGCTGCCCAAAAGGAGGGCGGATGA
- a CDS encoding ABC transporter substrate-binding protein has protein sequence MSRRHGRRLAELCACFVKNLGSSYAQIFPRGACTAAGDAWGSGTNCIGTGPYKMESNDGTTEVVLVSNDSYHGGKPPLDAVHYRYFDDVNTKMLSFKNGDIDWCDLDGSLLATYQKDPDVQDLIVSYDTLGTYFVALNLSEGKGLEDVDIRRALSLAIDRDTLVATVLSGAGRPASGFLTPQEPGFDDDAPVFAYDPDEAAQIIAEKGESPALSLQVRAQDQNVAVALQDFWSRAGISCDVSTVDNGVWAQDRAAGNLQMTLLGWFPAYADGDNNMYTYFLSTTAQKNSSFYSNAHVDELLVAARASTDEQARADMYREVDDIVTRQDYAVLPLFYPKHQFVAKDYVKGAKVGNLIYHVRGVDIDVSKEDYLAG, from the coding sequence GTGTCCAGAAGGCATGGCAGGCGCCTGGCAGAGCTCTGTGCCTGCTTCGTGAAGAACCTCGGCTCCTCCTATGCCCAGATCTTCCCGCGTGGCGCCTGCACTGCGGCAGGGGATGCCTGGGGCAGCGGCACGAACTGCATCGGCACCGGCCCCTACAAGATGGAAAGCAACGACGGCACGACCGAGGTCGTGCTCGTGAGCAACGACTCCTACCATGGAGGAAAGCCTCCTCTCGACGCAGTGCACTATCGCTACTTCGATGATGTCAACACCAAGATGCTCTCATTCAAGAACGGGGACATCGACTGGTGCGATCTTGATGGGTCGCTTCTGGCAACCTATCAGAAGGACCCCGATGTTCAGGACCTGATCGTCTCCTACGACACCTTGGGCACCTATTTCGTGGCGCTCAACCTGAGCGAAGGAAAGGGCCTCGAGGATGTCGATATCCGTCGGGCGCTGTCTTTGGCGATCGACCGCGATACGCTTGTCGCGACCGTACTCTCAGGTGCCGGCAGGCCGGCAAGCGGCTTCCTGACACCGCAGGAGCCGGGCTTCGACGACGATGCGCCGGTCTTTGCCTACGATCCAGACGAGGCGGCACAGATCATAGCGGAGAAGGGAGAGTCTCCTGCCCTTTCGCTTCAGGTGAGAGCCCAGGACCAGAACGTCGCTGTCGCCCTCCAGGACTTCTGGTCGAGGGCAGGCATCAGCTGCGATGTGAGCACCGTCGACAACGGTGTCTGGGCACAGGATAGGGCAGCGGGCAATCTGCAGATGACGCTCCTGGGATGGTTCCCTGCCTACGCAGACGGTGACAACAACATGTATACCTACTTCTTGAGCACGACAGCACAGAAGAATTCCTCCTTCTACAGCAATGCCCATGTAGACGAGCTCCTGGTTGCCGCCCGGGCATCGACCGACGAGCAGGCGCGGGCAGACATGTACAGGGAAGTGGACGATATCGTGACGAGGCAGGACTATGCCGTGCTTCCGCTCTTCTATCCGAAGCACCAGTTCGTCGCAAAGGATTACGTCAAGGGTGCAAAGGTCGGAAACCTCATCTATCATGTGCGCGGAGTCGACATCGATGTCTCGAAGGAAGACTATCTGGCAGGCTGA
- a CDS encoding gluconate 5-dehydrogenase, producing MEERFDPQKSFSLEGKLALVTGATYGIGFAIATALAQAGAKIAFNDRRQERIDEAEKKYKELGITAHGFVADVTVEEQVKGLMDKISETFGTTPDILVNNAGIIKRIPMLDMSVEDYRQVIDIDLVGPFIMAKACIPGMIEKGHGKIINICSMMSELGRETIAGYTAAKGGLKMLTKNICSEFGGANIQCNGIGPGYIATPQTAPLREIQPDGSRHPFDQFICAKTPVGRWGTPEDLKGPAVFLASDASNFVNGHILYVDGGILAYIGKQPQ from the coding sequence ATGGAAGAGAGATTCGACCCCCAGAAGAGCTTCTCCCTCGAGGGGAAGCTTGCCCTCGTGACCGGTGCCACCTACGGCATCGGCTTTGCCATCGCGACGGCGCTTGCACAGGCAGGCGCCAAGATTGCCTTCAATGACCGCCGCCAGGAGCGCATCGACGAGGCAGAGAAGAAGTATAAGGAGCTCGGCATCACAGCCCATGGCTTCGTGGCCGATGTCACGGTCGAGGAGCAGGTCAAGGGCCTCATGGACAAGATCTCCGAGACCTTCGGCACGACGCCTGACATCCTCGTGAACAATGCCGGCATCATCAAGCGCATCCCGATGCTCGACATGTCCGTCGAGGACTACCGCCAGGTCATCGATATCGACCTCGTCGGGCCTTTCATCATGGCAAAGGCATGCATCCCGGGCATGATCGAGAAGGGCCACGGCAAGATCATCAACATCTGCTCGATGATGAGCGAGCTCGGCCGCGAGACCATCGCAGGCTACACGGCAGCCAAGGGCGGCCTCAAGATGCTCACGAAGAACATCTGCTCCGAGTTCGGCGGCGCGAACATCCAGTGCAACGGCATCGGGCCGGGCTACATCGCAACGCCGCAGACAGCCCCGCTGCGCGAGATCCAGCCTGATGGCTCCCGCCACCCGTTCGACCAGTTCATCTGCGCGAAGACGCCGGTAGGACGCTGGGGCACGCCCGAGGACCTCAAGGGCCCGGCAGTCTTTCTGGCTTCCGACGCCTCGAACTTCGTGAACGGCCACATCCTCTATGTTGACGGCGGCATCCTCGCCTACATCGGCAAGCAGCCGCAGTAG
- a CDS encoding AAA family ATPase, producing MTSQGTHDSRGRRLTPTQIVYTAYIGFQKEGRVIISTINLKGGVGKATTAIALATAAKRDGKDVELNDTDPQSSASPWAMRAEENGDPLPFSVTPANVTTVRTAERRLTRAESSSSTVHRMVALWTRPPTAQTS from the coding sequence TTGACCAGCCAAGGCACTCATGATAGCCGAGGAAGACGATTGACTCCGACACAGATTGTATATACAGCCTACATAGGATTTCAGAAGGAGGGGCGCGTGATCATCTCAACCATCAACCTCAAGGGCGGGGTCGGCAAGGCAACCACGGCCATAGCACTAGCCACGGCGGCAAAACGCGACGGCAAAGACGTTGAGCTTAACGACACCGACCCCCAGTCAAGCGCGAGCCCATGGGCGATGAGGGCAGAGGAGAACGGCGACCCGCTGCCGTTCTCCGTCACACCCGCCAATGTTACGACCGTTCGCACAGCGGAGCGCAGGCTCACGAGAGCAGAGAGCTCTTCATCGACTGTCCACCGAATGGTCGCGCTATGGACGAGGCCGCCGACTGCTCAGACCTCGTGA
- a CDS encoding RpiB/LacA/LacB family sugar-phosphate isomerase: MRIALINENSQAAKNAMIEKALRKVTEPMGHKVFNYGMYAADDAAQLTYVQNGILAATLLNGKAADYVVTGCGTGEGAMLALNSFPGVICGHVEDPLDAYTFAQINDGNAVAMPFALKNGWGQELNLEYTFEKLFGFGSGNGYPAERVEPEQRNKKILDAVRATAFRPFPELLRDLDRDLVKGAFASEHFQEYFFAEATDAEVIAAVKEILA, encoded by the coding sequence ATGAGAATCGCGCTTATCAACGAGAACAGCCAGGCAGCAAAGAACGCAATGATTGAGAAGGCGCTGCGCAAGGTCACAGAGCCGATGGGGCATAAGGTCTTCAACTACGGCATGTATGCCGCAGACGACGCTGCCCAGCTCACCTATGTCCAGAACGGCATCCTTGCCGCAACGCTTCTGAACGGCAAGGCAGCAGACTATGTGGTCACCGGCTGCGGCACCGGCGAGGGCGCCATGCTCGCGCTCAACTCCTTCCCCGGCGTCATCTGCGGACACGTCGAGGATCCGCTCGATGCCTACACCTTTGCCCAGATCAATGACGGCAACGCCGTGGCCATGCCCTTTGCCCTCAAGAACGGCTGGGGCCAGGAGCTCAACCTCGAGTACACGTTCGAGAAGCTCTTCGGCTTCGGCTCCGGCAATGGCTATCCGGCAGAGCGCGTCGAGCCCGAGCAGCGCAACAAGAAGATCCTCGATGCGGTACGCGCCACAGCCTTCCGTCCGTTCCCGGAGCTCCTGCGCGACCTCGACCGCGACCTCGTGAAGGGTGCCTTCGCAAGCGAGCACTTCCAGGAGTACTTCTTCGCCGAGGCAACCGATGCCGAGGTCATTGCAGCCGTCAAGGAGATTCTCGCCTAG
- the uidA gene encoding beta-glucuronidase, whose protein sequence is MSFASLYPRITRTRRIEDLSGVWDFQFDPERRGVAQGWAKGLPDPIEMPVPASFNDIFTDKASREYYGDFWYLRKVFIPGEWQDKELDIRFDAATHRARVFVNGDEIASHEGGFTPFVAHLNGHVRFNDWNTVAVLVNNELTEHTIPCGGTATLRDGTKICAPYFDFFNYSGLNRTVRLLATPKERIEDFAVTTQIVPQADGGSTARVSYTVRTTGTHRVEVHVLDEDGGEVGAALGSAGTIEIASAHLWNLRAAYLYTFRAEIWDEDALVDEWYDEIGLRTVEISHRQILVNGHPVYLKGFGRHEDSPVHGRGTDPVVNHRDFELLKWMGANSFRTSHYPYAEEQLYEADREGFFVIDEVAAVGMLRSTKNFADATTKAQGATFFDDPAVQEKTLPAHLAALEKLIERDKRHASVCAWSLFNEPDFSSEAAVPYAEKVFARAQELDPQKRPRSYTNVTRCRAGIDKCTHLADFMMLNRYDGWYVSGGPRIQDAEQILKEELHTWEKLEPDKPFMFTEYGTDTMAGVHKLPSVMWSEEYQLEFFELQHKIFDSFDWICGEQPWNLCDFQTTEGIMRVDGNRKGAFTRDRQPKAVAFLLRKRWLAKPDYSDGFIPER, encoded by the coding sequence ATGTCTTTTGCATCGCTCTATCCCCGCATCACACGCACCCGCCGCATCGAGGACCTTTCGGGCGTCTGGGACTTCCAATTCGATCCCGAGCGCCGGGGAGTCGCCCAGGGGTGGGCCAAAGGCCTTCCCGACCCGATCGAGATGCCGGTGCCTGCCAGCTTCAACGACATCTTCACCGACAAGGCAAGCCGCGAGTACTACGGCGACTTCTGGTATCTCAGGAAGGTCTTCATCCCCGGCGAGTGGCAGGACAAGGAGCTCGACATCCGCTTCGATGCCGCGACGCACCGTGCACGGGTCTTCGTGAACGGAGACGAGATCGCCTCCCACGAAGGGGGCTTCACGCCCTTCGTGGCCCATCTCAATGGCCATGTGCGGTTCAACGACTGGAATACGGTCGCCGTCCTTGTCAACAACGAGCTCACCGAGCATACCATCCCCTGTGGCGGCACGGCGACGCTGCGCGATGGCACAAAGATCTGCGCGCCCTACTTCGACTTCTTCAACTACAGCGGCCTGAACCGCACGGTGCGCCTGCTTGCCACCCCGAAAGAGCGCATCGAGGACTTTGCGGTCACGACCCAGATCGTGCCCCAGGCAGATGGTGGCTCCACGGCCCGCGTCAGCTACACGGTGCGCACGACAGGCACCCACCGCGTCGAGGTGCATGTCCTCGACGAGGATGGAGGCGAGGTCGGCGCGGCTTTGGGCTCTGCCGGCACGATCGAGATCGCCTCTGCCCATCTCTGGAACCTGCGCGCTGCCTACCTCTACACCTTCCGTGCAGAGATCTGGGACGAAGATGCGCTCGTCGACGAGTGGTACGACGAGATCGGGCTCAGGACCGTCGAGATCTCGCACCGTCAGATCCTCGTCAATGGCCATCCGGTCTACCTCAAGGGCTTCGGGCGCCACGAGGATTCGCCGGTCCATGGCAGGGGCACAGACCCCGTCGTGAACCACCGCGACTTCGAGCTCCTGAAGTGGATGGGCGCAAACTCCTTCCGCACGAGCCACTATCCGTATGCCGAAGAGCAGCTCTACGAGGCCGACCGCGAAGGCTTCTTCGTAATCGACGAGGTAGCCGCTGTCGGCATGCTGCGCTCGACCAAGAACTTCGCCGATGCCACGACCAAGGCGCAGGGCGCCACCTTCTTCGACGATCCTGCCGTGCAGGAAAAGACCCTGCCGGCACACCTTGCCGCCCTGGAAAAGCTCATCGAGCGCGACAAGCGCCACGCAAGCGTCTGTGCCTGGTCGCTGTTCAACGAACCCGATTTCTCCTCCGAGGCAGCCGTCCCCTACGCCGAGAAGGTCTTCGCCCGGGCCCAGGAGCTCGACCCGCAGAAGCGCCCGCGCAGCTACACGAATGTCACCCGGTGCCGCGCCGGCATCGACAAATGCACCCATCTTGCCGACTTCATGATGCTCAACCGCTATGACGGATGGTACGTGTCGGGCGGCCCGCGCATCCAGGATGCCGAGCAGATCCTCAAAGAAGAGCTCCATACATGGGAGAAGCTCGAGCCTGACAAGCCCTTCATGTTCACCGAGTACGGCACCGATACCATGGCAGGAGTGCACAAGCTGCCGAGCGTCATGTGGAGCGAGGAGTACCAGCTCGAGTTCTTCGAGCTCCAGCACAAGATCTTCGATTCCTTCGACTGGATCTGCGGAGAGCAGCCCTGGAACCTCTGCGACTTCCAGACCACCGAGGGCATCATGAGAGTCGACGGCAACAGGAAGGGCGCCTTCACCCGCGACCGCCAGCCCAAGGCCGTTGCCTTCCTTCTGAGGAAGCGCTGGCTTGCAAAGCCCGACTACTCGGATGGCTTCATCCCCGAGCGCTGA
- a CDS encoding integrase core domain-containing protein, giving the protein MRLSVGRTGSCHDNAVAESFFATLKNEWYYHKRLLDASTTKHKAHEFNRVVLQPLLPA; this is encoded by the coding sequence GTGAGGCTCTCCGTGGGGAGAACCGGAAGCTGCCACGACAATGCTGTAGCCGAATCCTTTTTCGCCACGCTCAAGAACGAATGGTACTACCACAAGCGCCTCTTAGATGCATCCACGACCAAGCACAAGGCACACGAGTTTAATCGAGTCGTACTACAACCGCTTCTGCCCGCATAA
- a CDS encoding ABC transporter ATP-binding protein, protein MLIVGKNLGVDISGRTIFKAINLRIELGTSMAIVGASGSGKTTLLNCLGLLMKPTHGDVIIDDRIMSHAARGEVLRFWRDSAAFVYQDSGVIDDESVGYNVSLSRKAEKYDAKSIESTLEKVGLGGRTKERAVTLSGGEKQRLGIARAIYKNADVIFADEPTASLDSNNRSMVRNLLLEQSKRGACIVIATHDIDFARACDGITDLSMEPPAG, encoded by the coding sequence ATGCTAATCGTCGGAAAGAACCTTGGCGTTGATATATCGGGCAGGACCATCTTCAAGGCAATTAACCTGAGAATTGAACTGGGAACGTCAATGGCAATTGTCGGAGCATCCGGATCGGGAAAAACAACGCTGCTCAATTGTCTCGGCCTTTTGATGAAGCCAACTCATGGAGACGTGATAATCGACGATCGGATCATGTCGCATGCGGCACGCGGCGAAGTTCTAAGATTCTGGCGCGACTCGGCAGCGTTCGTATATCAGGACAGCGGGGTTATAGACGATGAGTCAGTTGGATACAATGTTTCGCTTTCCCGGAAAGCGGAGAAATACGATGCCAAATCAATCGAATCAACACTAGAGAAGGTTGGGCTCGGAGGCAGAACAAAAGAACGTGCCGTGACACTCTCTGGCGGCGAAAAACAGCGTCTTGGTATCGCTCGAGCAATATATAAAAATGCAGACGTCATTTTTGCTGACGAGCCGACAGCATCACTCGACAGCAACAACAGATCCATGGTTCGCAATCTTCTTCTTGAACAATCAAAAAGAGGAGCCTGTATCGTGATTGCAACACACGATATTGATTTTGCGCGCGCATGCGATGGAATAACAGACCTTTCGATGGAACCGCCCGCAGGTTAA
- a CDS encoding substrate-binding domain-containing protein produces MARSMNAKQTYLIDVVVGDIANHFSNQIVKGIDSVASEAGYRLLISSSNFDRDNEHALIDRLISVGVDGFIVQPTARFREVAEAIGSSGKKLVFFDSKYYDYTASWVKTDNYEATKRALSEVLAKGYQRVLVVAAEPQLLSSRTERLQGTTDTIEALGLPSEHFVIPDKGVPQEELTAWLHEQLDECTVPTLVFAPNCWALPDIYVAMRDFYGRMPKEVGLLGFDNTDWAEVASPSVSVIAQPAFKEGVEAAKILLDLISGTGRIDPHQVLPCTVQWGQSTL; encoded by the coding sequence TTGGCGCGCAGCATGAATGCCAAGCAGACCTATCTGATAGACGTCGTCGTCGGCGACATCGCGAACCACTTCTCGAACCAGATCGTGAAGGGCATCGACTCGGTGGCAAGCGAGGCAGGATACCGTCTTCTGATTTCGAGCTCGAACTTCGACCGCGACAACGAGCATGCCCTGATCGACCGCCTCATCTCGGTCGGGGTGGATGGCTTCATCGTGCAGCCGACCGCACGCTTCCGCGAAGTGGCAGAAGCGATCGGAAGCTCCGGCAAGAAGCTCGTCTTCTTCGACTCCAAGTACTATGACTACACGGCAAGCTGGGTCAAGACCGACAACTACGAAGCCACGAAGCGGGCCCTCTCCGAGGTTCTTGCCAAGGGCTACCAGCGCGTGCTTGTCGTGGCGGCAGAGCCGCAGCTTCTGAGCTCGAGGACCGAACGCCTCCAGGGCACGACCGATACGATCGAAGCCCTGGGCCTCCCCTCCGAGCATTTCGTGATTCCCGACAAAGGCGTGCCTCAAGAGGAGCTCACGGCATGGCTGCATGAGCAGCTCGACGAATGCACGGTGCCGACCCTGGTCTTCGCTCCGAACTGCTGGGCCCTGCCCGACATCTATGTCGCTATGCGCGACTTCTATGGGCGCATGCCGAAGGAGGTAGGCCTTCTCGGCTTCGACAACACCGACTGGGCAGAAGTCGCCTCCCCATCCGTCTCTGTCATCGCACAGCCTGCCTTCAAGGAAGGCGTCGAGGCAGCGAAGATCCTCCTCGACCTCATCAGCGGCACTGGCAGGATCGATCCTCACCAGGTCCTTCCCTGCACAGTCCAGTGGGGCCAGAGCACGCTGTAG
- a CDS encoding PTS transporter subunit EIIC, with protein MAKDYQALAASVIDEVGGKDNIVSVTHCVTRLRFVLKDESKADDTSVKKTAGVIDVVHGNGQYQVVIGTDVEQAYDAAVAELGTQFAGGEVPAGDEQKKGNVFDRFSETVSGIFFPFMGGFIASGMLKALLIMLSNFIPGFSQTGAYTVLYAGADGFMQFLPFVLAVSAAEKFKTNKYVALAVVFPMLYTSITAAYAAHTPLDFFGIPVTLVSYASSVIPPVIMTWLLAKLEKFLKGHMNQTLFSLFGYMICLIVLVPVELICVGPIFQIVGVFIADAILAVYNVAPIVAGMVFAGLWPILIIFGAHAAFTPIVLNNMATLGYDWLSPLSWGCNFAMAGACLGVFLKTKNLKLKELAGPNWITALLAGVTEPAIYGVNLKFKKPFVIACIASAAASVPIAVTGLQRTAFIGVNLITMPALFFFPGGWAAPICAAIGFVGAAVGTYLFGFDDSMITDPALLED; from the coding sequence GTGGCAAAGGATTACCAGGCTCTCGCAGCGTCTGTGATCGACGAGGTCGGCGGAAAGGACAATATCGTCTCCGTGACGCACTGCGTCACCCGCCTGCGCTTCGTCCTCAAGGACGAGTCCAAGGCAGATGATACTTCTGTCAAGAAGACTGCCGGCGTGATCGATGTCGTGCACGGCAATGGTCAGTACCAGGTCGTGATCGGCACCGATGTCGAGCAGGCATACGATGCTGCCGTCGCCGAGCTCGGCACCCAATTTGCCGGCGGCGAGGTCCCGGCAGGGGATGAGCAGAAGAAGGGCAATGTCTTCGACCGCTTCTCCGAGACGGTTTCCGGCATCTTCTTCCCCTTCATGGGCGGCTTCATCGCGTCCGGCATGCTCAAGGCACTCCTGATCATGCTCTCCAACTTCATTCCCGGCTTCAGCCAGACCGGTGCCTATACGGTCCTGTATGCCGGTGCCGACGGCTTCATGCAGTTCCTTCCCTTCGTCCTGGCCGTCTCGGCTGCCGAGAAGTTCAAGACGAACAAGTATGTGGCGCTTGCCGTCGTGTTCCCGATGCTCTATACCTCGATCACCGCAGCCTACGCCGCCCATACTCCGCTCGACTTCTTCGGCATCCCGGTGACGCTTGTCTCCTATGCCTCTTCTGTCATCCCGCCGGTCATCATGACCTGGCTGCTCGCGAAGCTCGAGAAGTTCCTCAAGGGCCACATGAACCAGACGCTGTTCTCGCTCTTCGGCTACATGATCTGCCTAATCGTCCTGGTGCCTGTCGAGCTCATCTGCGTCGGCCCGATCTTCCAGATTGTTGGCGTCTTCATCGCCGATGCGATCCTGGCTGTCTACAATGTCGCCCCGATCGTCGCCGGCATGGTCTTCGCGGGCCTCTGGCCGATCCTCATCATCTTCGGCGCCCATGCCGCCTTCACGCCGATCGTCCTCAACAATATGGCCACGCTAGGCTATGACTGGCTCTCCCCGCTCTCCTGGGGCTGCAACTTCGCAATGGCCGGTGCCTGCCTCGGCGTCTTCCTGAAGACCAAGAACCTCAAGCTCAAGGAGCTTGCCGGCCCGAACTGGATCACGGCGCTTCTTGCCGGCGTGACCGAGCCTGCCATCTACGGCGTGAACCTCAAGTTCAAGAAGCCCTTTGTCATTGCCTGCATCGCCTCTGCTGCCGCTTCCGTGCCCATCGCCGTGACAGGACTTCAGCGCACGGCCTTCATCGGCGTGAACCTGATCACGATGCCGGCGCTGTTCTTCTTCCCCGGCGGCTGGGCTGCCCCGATCTGTGCAGCCATCGGCTTTGTCGGCGCAGCCGTGGGCACCTACCTCTTCGGTTTCGATGATTCGATGATCACGGATCCGGCCCTGCTCGAGGACTAG
- a CDS encoding transposase — MSKTTRKTYPPKFKMAVAIDVVRGEKTLSQVAAEHGVSPSLAAEWRDELPDGADDVSDKTQQERERKRSEEAARRKYDEALPGELPRERVSCNLLVDSGTAGTGNRYALSRYPPTNTSRLER, encoded by the coding sequence TTGTCAAAGACGACGAGGAAGACCTACCCGCCAAAGTTCAAGATGGCGGTCGCGATCGACGTGGTGAGGGGCGAGAAGACCCTCTCCCAGGTAGCCGCGGAGCACGGCGTGAGCCCGTCCTTGGCCGCGGAGTGGCGCGACGAGCTGCCCGACGGCGCCGACGACGTGTCCGACAAGACCCAGCAGGAGCGCGAGAGGAAGAGGTCGGAGGAGGCCGCGCGAAGGAAGTACGACGAGGCACTGCCCGGGGAGCTGCCGCGCGAAAGGGTGAGCTGTAATCTTTTGGTGGACAGTGGGACAGCAGGGACTGGCAACAGATATGCTCTGTCCAGATACCCACCTACCAACACCAGCAGATTGGAGAGATGA